A part of Chanos chanos chromosome 9, fChaCha1.1, whole genome shotgun sequence genomic DNA contains:
- the LOC115821732 gene encoding ribonuclease inhibitor-like, with protein MQTLCEKKTRLTQILSADIGFVLQYTGGVAGGSQRSKVKEEYFRKSVSDESQANRIISHIKTSVSLHIMCHIPVFCWISATVLQEMLRQDNVKEIPKTLTEMYTHFLLIQTKMKKQKYEEKVETDSENPLESSKEIFLKLAKLAFNQLLRGNIMFYEEDLRECDIDVSDATVNSGICTEIFKEESVLRQKKVYCFVHLSVQEFFAALYVFYCYVNKNMLALEYFMPVEINASDNKSRTPLNSSLLRVKTNNVPLVKLLKGAVDKSLESKDGRLDLFVRFLHGISLESNQKLLQGLLTHTQNNQKNIKKISRYIKELNKDGVPPERWINLLHCLTEMNYRSPHEEIQAFVKPENYRTKLSLAHCTALAYMFLMSEEVLDEFDLKKYKTSDEGRRRLVPAVRCCRKALLAGCNLTEQSCSSVASVLQSVNCSLRELDLSNNDLQDSGVNFLCVGLKNPHCKLEILRLAYCKLTEQSCSSIASVLQSVNCPLRELDLSNNDLQDSGVKFLCVGLKNPHCKLEILRLAYCKLTEQSCSSIASVLQSVNCPLRELDLSNNDLQDSGVKFLCVGLKNPHCKLEILRFTLCKLTEQSCEAVASVLQSVNCPLRELDLSNNDLQDSGVKFLCVGLKNPHCKLEILRLSGCSVTEEGCSSLASALSSNPSHLRELDLSYNHPGVLGIKLLSDRKKDPHCRLDTLKCDCSKKL; from the exons aaagaggaatacttcagaaaaagtgTCAGCGAtgagagtcaagccaacagaatcatctcacacatcaagacatcagtgagtctccacattatgtgtcacatcccagtgttctgttggatttcagctactgtgcttcaggaaatgctgcgtcaagacaatgttaaagagatccctaaaactctgactgagatgtacacacacttcctgctcattcagactaaaatgaagaaacagaaatatgaggagaaaGTTGAGACAGACTCAGAGAATCCTCTGGAATCAAGCAAGgagatctttctgaaacttgctaaactggcttttaatcagttgctcAGGGgcaatatcatgttttatgaagaggatcttagagaatgtgacattgatgtgagtgatgcCACAGTGAactctgggatttgtactgagatctttaaggaggaatctgtgcttcgacagaagaaggtctactgctttgtgcatctgagtgttcaagagttctttgctgctctctatgtgttttactgctatgtAAACAAGAACATGTTGGCACTGGAGTATTTTATGCCAGTAGAAATCAATGCATCAGACAACAAATCCAGGACGCCACTGAACTCATCTCTGCTCAGAGTGAAGACAAACAATGTTCCCTTGGTTAAGTTACTGAAGGGagctgtggataaatctttggagagtaaggatggacgtctcgatctgtttgtccgcttccttcatggcatctcactggagtccaaccagaaactcctacaaggcctgctgacacacacacagaacaaccaaaAGAACATCAAGAAAATAAGCCGCtacatcaaagagttaaataaaGACGGTGTCCCACCTGAAAGATGGATTAATCTACTGCACtgcttgactgaaatgaattatCGCTCTCCCCATGAGgaaattcaagcttttgtcaagCCTGAAAATTATAGAACTaaactctcacttgcacactgcacagcactggcctacatgtttctgatgtcagaggaggtgctggatgagtttgacctgaagaaatacaagacatcagatgagggtcgtaggagactggtcccagctgtgaggtgctgcagaaaagctct acttgctggttgtaatctcactgaacagtcctgttcatctgtagcctcagttctacagtcagtaaactgttccctgagagaactggacctgagtaacaatgaccttcaggattcaggagtgaactttctctgtgtgggactgaagaatccacactgtaaactggagatactgag aCTTGCTtattgtaaactcactgaacagtcctgttcatctatagcctcagttctacagtcagtaaactgtcccctgagagaactggacctgagtaacaatgaccttcaggattcaggagtgaagtttctctgtgtgggactgaaaaatccacactgtaaactggagatactgag aCTTGCTtattgtaaactcactgaacagtcctgttcatctatagcctcagttctacaatcagtaaactgtcccctgagagaactggacctgagtaacaatgaccttcaggattcaggagtgaagtttctgtgtgtgggactgaagaatccacactgtaaactggagatactgag atttactctctgtaaactcactgaacagtcctgtgaagctgtagcctcagttctacagtcagtaaactgtcccctgagagaactggacctgagtaacaatgaccttcaggattcaggagtgaagtttctctgtgtgggactgaagaatccacactgtaaactggagatactgag gttgtctggttgttcagtgacagaggaaggttgttcttctctggcttcagctctgagttcaaacccctcacacctgagagaactggatctgagctacaatcacccaggagtcTTAGGAataaagctgctctctgacagaaagaaggaTCCACACTGTCGACTGGACACACTCAA ATGTGACTGTTCTAagaagctttaa